The following coding sequences lie in one Silvibacterium dinghuense genomic window:
- a CDS encoding RecQ family ATP-dependent DNA helicase, giving the protein MTRSVSSSHASTLHETLHRVFGFRGFRANQEAVCAAAMEGRDVLLVMPTGSGKSLCYQLPAIARGGTALVISPLIALMDDQAAKLAALGLRVERIHSGLDREAAREACRQYLAGQLQFLFIAPERLRVPGFAEMLAKRKPNLIAIDEAHCISQWGHDFRPDYRLLGRSLEMLKPAPVMALTATATPTVQKDIVKQLGLAAPAQFIHGFRRDNLAIEVVEVSKPRRAQFCVELLQLKERRPAIVYAPTRRDAETTAETLSSHFPSAAYHAGMDAGVRERVQREFLEGRLEVVVATIAFGMGIDKADVRTVIHTALPSSVEGYYQEIGRAGRDGLESRTILMHSFADRRTHDFFYQRDYPEMAVLDRIAYKLGDEPQHVEDLRDALKMDQEIFQKALEKLVGHGGAAVDFEGMATKGAAAWRDPYARQCQHRQEQIEKMLRFADGGVCRMRMLVEHFGDDEDAGRNCGLCDFCAAENAVAQVFRPLKRGEEATVESVARALRSSPNGMATGRLYKQLFPSGGMDRDEFESLLVSMARSGYAELEDTTFEKDGKMIPFRRITLTDAGEEIGQGEPLRMLLPDAKERERAGAKPRRSSRSGSGSGARSAAPQQKTLIAEPEVKLSAAEEALEKRLRAWRSEEAKKHGFPAFRIFGDKTLRELVLERPQTQDDLLRINGIGPEKATRFGESICAICAG; this is encoded by the coding sequence ATGACTCGCTCTGTCTCTTCCTCCCACGCCAGTACGCTGCATGAAACGCTCCATCGCGTCTTCGGTTTTCGCGGTTTTCGCGCGAACCAGGAAGCCGTGTGCGCCGCGGCGATGGAGGGGCGTGACGTACTGCTGGTGATGCCGACAGGCTCGGGCAAGAGCCTCTGCTATCAGCTTCCAGCGATCGCGCGTGGAGGCACGGCGCTGGTCATCAGCCCGCTGATTGCGCTGATGGACGACCAGGCGGCAAAGCTGGCTGCTCTCGGTCTGCGCGTAGAGCGCATTCATTCCGGACTGGACCGCGAGGCTGCGCGCGAGGCCTGCCGCCAATATCTCGCCGGGCAGTTGCAGTTTCTTTTCATTGCGCCGGAGCGTTTGCGCGTGCCGGGTTTTGCGGAGATGCTGGCCAAGCGCAAGCCGAATCTGATTGCCATCGACGAGGCGCATTGCATTTCACAGTGGGGGCATGATTTCCGGCCGGATTACCGGCTGCTCGGCCGCTCGCTGGAGATGCTGAAGCCGGCGCCGGTGATGGCGCTGACCGCGACGGCGACACCGACCGTACAGAAAGACATTGTGAAGCAGCTCGGGCTTGCGGCGCCTGCGCAATTCATTCACGGGTTTCGTCGCGACAACCTGGCAATCGAAGTTGTCGAGGTCTCGAAGCCGCGGCGCGCGCAGTTCTGCGTGGAATTGCTGCAGTTGAAGGAGCGGCGGCCAGCCATTGTGTATGCGCCGACGCGCCGTGATGCGGAGACTACCGCCGAGACGCTTTCCAGTCATTTCCCCAGCGCGGCTTATCACGCGGGCATGGACGCAGGGGTGCGCGAGCGCGTGCAGCGCGAGTTTCTTGAAGGCAGGTTGGAAGTTGTCGTCGCGACGATCGCCTTCGGCATGGGCATTGATAAGGCTGATGTGCGCACGGTGATTCACACGGCGCTGCCTTCGAGCGTGGAGGGCTATTACCAGGAGATTGGCCGTGCGGGCCGCGATGGTCTTGAGAGCCGTACGATCCTCATGCATTCGTTTGCCGACCGGCGTACGCACGATTTCTTTTATCAGCGGGACTATCCCGAGATGGCAGTGCTCGACCGCATCGCGTACAAGCTCGGCGATGAGCCGCAGCATGTGGAAGATCTGCGCGACGCGCTGAAGATGGACCAGGAGATCTTCCAGAAGGCACTCGAAAAGCTGGTGGGCCATGGCGGCGCGGCGGTGGACTTTGAAGGCATGGCGACGAAGGGCGCGGCGGCCTGGCGTGATCCGTACGCCCGGCAGTGCCAGCATCGGCAGGAGCAGATCGAGAAAATGCTGCGCTTTGCCGATGGCGGCGTATGCCGGATGCGCATGCTGGTGGAGCACTTCGGCGACGATGAGGACGCGGGGCGTAACTGCGGGCTGTGCGATTTCTGCGCGGCAGAGAACGCCGTGGCGCAGGTCTTCCGTCCGCTGAAGCGCGGCGAAGAGGCAACGGTGGAATCGGTGGCGCGCGCACTGCGCAGCTCGCCGAATGGCATGGCTACGGGGCGCCTCTACAAGCAGCTTTTCCCCAGCGGGGGAATGGATCGCGACGAGTTCGAATCGCTGCTGGTGTCGATGGCGCGCTCGGGCTATGCGGAGCTCGAGGACACGACCTTCGAGAAAGACGGCAAGATGATTCCGTTCCGGCGGATCACACTGACGGATGCGGGTGAGGAGATCGGGCAAGGTGAGCCGCTGCGCATGCTGCTGCCCGATGCGAAGGAGCGCGAGCGTGCTGGCGCGAAGCCTCGGCGGAGCAGCCGTTCGGGAAGCGGGTCCGGTGCGCGTAGTGCAGCTCCGCAACAGAAAACGTTGATTGCCGAGCCCGAGGTAAAGCTCTCAGCAGCGGAAGAAGCGCTCGAAAAGCGTTTGCGCGCATGGCGCAGCGAAGAGGCGAAGAAGCACGGCTTCCCGGCCTTCCGCATCTTCGGGGACAAAACGCTGCGCGAACTGGTGCTGGAGCGTCCGCAGACGCAGGACGATCTGCTGCGCATCAACGGCATCGGGCCGGAGAAGGCTACCCGCTTTGGCGAAAGCATTTGCGCCATCTGTGCCGGTTAG
- a CDS encoding cellulose synthase family protein — protein sequence MSKVISCGGTSLLNNICTQLAARCNVAALAFFQQKNDLRHYLRYHYGDHTFEHLYRWNWFDASLLIPYFVVMIILAFYGLHRYQLVYLYYKHKKDAAKEPSLRFETLPRITIQLPIFNEQYVIDRLIEACSQLDYPRELLEIQVLDDSTDETKEVASAICQRYKEAGTPIVYLHRTNRHGFKAGALDEGLKVASGDFIAIFDADFVPPPDWLMKVIHHFAEPNIGMVQTRWTHLNRDYSFLTQVEAILLDGHFVLEHGGRSRAGVFFNFNGTAGMWRREVIGEAGGWQHDTLTEDTDLSYRAQLCGWKFKYLQDVECPAELPIEMTAFKTQQARWAKGLIQTSKKILPRVFQSDAPWHTKLEAWYHLTANLSYPLMIILSVLLMPAMIIRFYQGWFQMLLIDLPLFMASTFSISSFYLVSQKELFPKRWWRTFLYLPFLMSLGIGLTITNAKAVLEALFGIQSSFKRTPKYRVEKRGEKSKATKYRKRLGIIPWIELGIGCYFAMTIWYAWTNENYFTIPFLLLFVIGYWYTGLLSLLQGRFERWRGGGANLDESSPKPFPVGV from the coding sequence ATGAGCAAGGTAATTTCCTGCGGAGGCACGTCCCTGCTCAACAACATCTGTACCCAGCTTGCGGCTCGTTGCAACGTCGCCGCGCTCGCCTTCTTCCAGCAGAAGAACGACCTGCGCCACTATCTCCGCTACCATTACGGCGACCATACCTTCGAGCACCTCTATCGCTGGAACTGGTTCGATGCCTCGCTGCTCATCCCCTACTTCGTGGTGATGATCATCCTCGCCTTCTATGGCCTGCATCGCTATCAGCTCGTCTACCTCTATTACAAGCACAAGAAAGACGCCGCCAAGGAACCATCGCTCCGCTTCGAGACACTCCCGCGCATCACCATCCAGCTCCCTATCTTCAACGAGCAGTACGTCATCGACCGCCTCATCGAGGCCTGCTCGCAGCTCGACTACCCGCGTGAACTGCTCGAGATTCAGGTCCTCGACGATTCGACCGACGAAACAAAAGAGGTAGCCTCCGCCATCTGCCAGCGTTATAAGGAAGCCGGCACGCCGATCGTCTACCTGCACCGTACCAATCGCCATGGCTTCAAGGCCGGCGCGCTCGACGAAGGACTCAAGGTCGCCAGCGGCGACTTCATCGCCATCTTCGATGCCGACTTCGTGCCTCCGCCGGACTGGCTGATGAAGGTCATTCACCACTTCGCCGAGCCCAATATCGGCATGGTCCAGACGCGCTGGACGCACCTCAACCGCGACTACAGCTTCCTCACCCAGGTCGAGGCCATCCTGCTCGACGGCCACTTCGTGCTCGAGCACGGCGGCCGTTCCCGCGCCGGCGTCTTCTTCAACTTCAACGGCACCGCCGGCATGTGGCGCCGCGAGGTCATCGGCGAGGCCGGCGGCTGGCAGCATGACACTCTCACCGAAGACACCGACCTCAGCTACCGGGCCCAGCTCTGCGGCTGGAAGTTCAAGTATCTGCAGGATGTCGAGTGCCCGGCCGAGTTGCCCATCGAAATGACCGCTTTCAAGACCCAGCAGGCGCGCTGGGCCAAGGGCCTCATCCAGACCTCGAAGAAAATCCTGCCGCGCGTCTTTCAGAGCGACGCGCCCTGGCACACCAAGCTCGAGGCCTGGTACCACCTGACCGCGAACCTCAGCTACCCGCTGATGATCATCCTCTCCGTGCTGCTGATGCCTGCGATGATCATCCGCTTCTACCAGGGCTGGTTCCAGATGCTGCTGATCGATCTGCCGCTCTTCATGGCATCGACCTTCTCCATCTCGTCCTTCTACCTGGTCTCGCAAAAGGAACTCTTCCCCAAGCGCTGGTGGCGGACCTTCCTCTACCTGCCATTTCTGATGTCACTCGGCATCGGTCTCACCATCACGAATGCCAAGGCCGTGCTCGAGGCACTCTTCGGCATTCAGAGCTCCTTCAAGCGCACGCCCAAATATCGCGTGGAGAAGCGCGGTGAAAAGTCGAAGGCGACGAAGTACCGCAAGCGCCTCGGCATCATCCCCTGGATCGAGCTCGGCATCGGCTGCTACTTCGCCATGACCATCTGGTATGCGTGGACGAACGAGAACTACTTCACCATCCCGTTCCTGCTCCTCTTCGTCATCGGCTACTGGTACACCGGCCTGCTCTCGCTGCTCCAGGGCCGCTTCGAGCGCTGGCGCGGCGGCGGAGCCAACCTCGACGAGTCATCGCCAAAGCCGTTTCCGGTAGGTGTGTAA
- a CDS encoding CPBP family intramembrane glutamic endopeptidase, translating into MMEPIAEPETGETGIVTTDAQWPLPPRKVAPVWHTVLMMVLIAGVSLMSGWQAKAGRMGSHHRMQYATTLAWEWMLAALVWWGLRMQHVPLRQLLHAPPRGAQETQASHALLKDAGAAFVFWLMSMLVLAALATVLRLLHLMSAQKLIASLAPVGAGEIALWILLCVSAGIAEELLFRGYFLQQFARLGGRVATGVVVSSLLFGVAHGYEGAGGMIAITAYGAMFGVFAVKRRSLRAGMMAHAWHDAVTGLALTLAKHLHAL; encoded by the coding sequence ATGATGGAGCCAATTGCAGAGCCGGAAACAGGGGAGACAGGAATCGTGACGACGGATGCGCAGTGGCCGCTGCCGCCGCGAAAGGTTGCGCCGGTCTGGCACACGGTGCTGATGATGGTGTTGATCGCCGGTGTGTCGCTGATGAGCGGGTGGCAGGCGAAGGCGGGACGGATGGGCAGCCATCACCGGATGCAGTATGCGACAACGCTTGCCTGGGAGTGGATGCTGGCCGCGCTGGTGTGGTGGGGGCTGCGGATGCAGCATGTTCCGCTGCGGCAACTGCTTCATGCGCCGCCGCGCGGCGCGCAGGAAACGCAAGCCTCTCATGCACTTCTGAAAGATGCGGGTGCTGCCTTCGTCTTCTGGCTGATGTCGATGCTGGTACTGGCCGCGCTGGCGACGGTGCTGCGGCTGTTGCACCTGATGTCCGCGCAGAAGCTGATTGCTTCACTGGCGCCTGTGGGCGCGGGTGAGATCGCGCTGTGGATCCTGCTTTGCGTGAGCGCGGGCATCGCCGAGGAATTGCTCTTTCGTGGTTACTTTCTGCAACAGTTTGCGAGGCTGGGCGGACGCGTGGCGACTGGCGTGGTGGTTTCCTCGCTGCTGTTTGGTGTTGCGCATGGTTATGAAGGCGCAGGCGGCATGATCGCGATCACTGCGTACGGCGCGATGTTCGGCGTATTCGCAGTGAAGCGGAGAAGTCTGCGCGCGGGCATGATGGCGCATGCATGGCACGATGCCGTGACGGGTCTTGCGCTGACTCTTGCGAAACATCTGCATGCGTTGTGA
- a CDS encoding DUF481 domain-containing protein: MFQRSHASRRAPFLSVLFPVFLISMLAMRPCTAAAADGDAAKKDTPKDVIVFTNGDQLSGTLTREVGGNVVFHSDVVGDITVTWDKIKELRTQTKFAVLDKSVTPKRHKLPANVPQGTISVADNMLTVHPDNGVLIEPMPVKSAQYIVDESTMTKQLIGKPGFFEGWHGTATAGATIVEATQKQHTYSGAVSLARVVPTASFLNPTNRTTINFSGSYGKSTQPAYVSEGVLYPESDTKTALYHADAERDQYFKPRFYALAQTSFDHNYSLLLDLQQIYGGGIGWTVIKQPKQELDVKATIQYEKQTFINASGGTNQNLIGSTFGGTYLLHLPRSIVFNQQFSYIPAYNNANAYSATETDGLTFPTYKNFGFTFGTLDTYLNDPAPAVPATKRNSFQMTFGLSYAFKSKY, from the coding sequence ATGTTTCAACGCAGCCATGCGTCCCGTCGCGCTCCATTCTTATCCGTGCTCTTTCCGGTGTTCCTGATTTCTATGCTCGCGATGCGTCCGTGCACTGCAGCTGCGGCCGATGGCGATGCGGCGAAGAAGGATACGCCGAAGGACGTGATCGTATTTACGAACGGCGACCAGCTTTCCGGCACGCTTACACGGGAAGTGGGCGGAAATGTGGTTTTCCATAGCGATGTTGTGGGCGACATCACGGTGACCTGGGACAAGATCAAGGAGCTGCGCACGCAGACCAAGTTCGCCGTACTGGACAAGAGCGTGACGCCGAAGCGGCATAAGCTGCCGGCGAATGTGCCGCAGGGCACGATCTCTGTCGCCGATAACATGCTGACGGTGCATCCGGACAATGGTGTGCTGATCGAGCCGATGCCGGTGAAGAGCGCGCAGTACATTGTGGATGAGTCGACGATGACCAAGCAGCTGATCGGCAAGCCGGGCTTCTTCGAGGGCTGGCACGGCACGGCGACGGCAGGCGCGACTATCGTCGAGGCGACGCAGAAGCAGCACACTTACTCCGGCGCGGTGTCGCTGGCCCGCGTGGTGCCGACGGCAAGCTTCCTGAACCCGACCAACCGCACCACGATCAACTTCTCGGGCTCTTATGGCAAGAGCACGCAGCCGGCCTATGTATCGGAAGGCGTACTCTATCCGGAAAGTGATACCAAGACTGCCCTCTATCACGCGGATGCGGAGCGGGACCAGTACTTCAAGCCGCGTTTTTACGCGTTGGCCCAGACGTCCTTCGATCACAACTACAGCTTGCTGCTCGATCTGCAGCAGATTTACGGCGGTGGTATCGGTTGGACGGTCATTAAGCAGCCGAAACAGGAACTGGATGTGAAGGCGACGATCCAGTATGAAAAGCAGACGTTCATCAATGCCAGCGGGGGCACGAACCAGAACCTGATCGGTTCGACCTTTGGCGGCACCTACCTGCTGCATCTGCCCAGGAGCATTGTGTTCAACCAGCAGTTCTCCTATATTCCGGCTTACAACAACGCGAATGCGTACTCGGCGACGGAGACGGATGGATTGACCTTCCCGACGTACAAGAACTTCGGCTTTACGTTCGGAACGCTCGATACGTATTTGAACGATCCGGCTCCGGCGGTACCGGCAACCAAGCGCAACTCTTTCCAGATGACCTTTGGCCTGAGCTACGCTTTCAAGTCGAAGTACTAA
- a CDS encoding 16S rRNA (uracil(1498)-N(3))-methyltransferase — MTRRRWIADTWDEATASLTGEQASHLIRVLRAQAGMEFDIVAGDRVWHGIIAGITGDQVRFNLVAEVESDPALPVTLLLSVFKFDRMEWTIEKATELGVERIVPVIARRTEKHLGQSAAGRVERWRKIAHQAAQQSRRSDVPVIEDPLPLKTAAKREGEAVKLLLAEQERTTTLRRALVESLCLEEGMTGCDELLPVRLAVGPEGGWTAEEEALFDSEGWKAVSLGPRILRAETAAITALAVVAAMLE, encoded by the coding sequence ATGACGCGACGCCGTTGGATAGCCGATACATGGGATGAAGCAACCGCCAGCCTGACCGGAGAGCAGGCCTCGCATTTGATTCGCGTGCTGCGCGCGCAGGCAGGCATGGAGTTCGACATCGTGGCGGGCGACCGCGTGTGGCATGGCATCATCGCCGGTATCACCGGTGATCAGGTGCGCTTCAATCTCGTTGCCGAAGTTGAGTCCGATCCAGCGTTGCCGGTCACGCTGCTGCTTTCCGTCTTCAAGTTCGATCGCATGGAGTGGACGATCGAGAAGGCGACGGAACTGGGTGTCGAGCGGATTGTTCCGGTCATTGCGCGGCGGACGGAGAAGCATCTCGGGCAGTCGGCTGCAGGGCGCGTGGAGCGGTGGCGCAAAATTGCACACCAGGCGGCGCAGCAGTCGCGGCGTTCGGATGTGCCGGTGATCGAAGACCCGCTGCCGTTGAAGACGGCGGCGAAGCGCGAGGGCGAAGCGGTGAAGCTGCTGCTGGCCGAGCAGGAGCGGACGACGACACTGCGCAGGGCGCTGGTCGAGTCGCTGTGTCTCGAAGAGGGCATGACGGGATGCGACGAACTGTTGCCGGTGCGGCTGGCGGTCGGCCCTGAGGGTGGATGGACAGCGGAAGAAGAGGCGCTCTTCGACAGCGAAGGCTGGAAGGCGGTGAGCCTGGGGCCGAGAATTCTGCGCGCGGAGACGGCGGCGATTACGGCGCTGGCCGTGGTGGCGGCGATGCTGGAGTAG